The DNA region ACCGGTTCGCCGGGCTGCGTCGGATCGGCATCGACGAGATCGCCTACAAGAAGGGTCACCGGTACCTGACCGTCGTGGTCGACCACGACACCGGCCGACTGGTGTGGGCCGCGCCGGGCAAGGACGCCGCGACGTTGCACGCCTTCTTCGACCAGCTCGGTGAGCAGCGCGCCGCGGCCATCACCCACGTGTCCGCCGACGGCGCCGACACGATCGCGAAGGTCGTCACCCGCCGCTGCCCGCAGGCGGTGCGGTGCGCCGACCCGTTCCACGTCGTGGCCTGGGCCACCGAAGCGCTGGACCTGGTACGCCGACAGGCGTGGAACCAGGCCGCCGGACGCGGCACCGGCCGACGCAACACCGCCCGGGGCGACGCCCGCACACTCAAGAACGCACGGTGGGCCCTGTGGAAGAACCCGGACAACCTCACCGAGGCACAGAAGGCAAAACTCGACTGGATCGCCAGGACCCAGCCCCAGCTGTACCGGGCCTGGGCCCTCAAGGAAGGCCTCCGCGCCGTGTTCGCCATGGCCAAGGACAGCCCGGCAGCGGCACTCGAAGCCCTCGACAGGTGGATCGAGTGGGCCCGCCGCAGCCGTATCGACGCCTTCGTCGAACTCCAACGCCGGATCACACGCCACCGCGACACGATCCGCGCCGCGATCGAACACCAACTGTCCAACGGACTCATCGAGTCAGTCAACGCCAAGATCCGGCTGATCACCCGGATCGCGTTCGGCTTCCACTCACCCCACGCACTGATCGCCCTCGCCATGCTCAGCCTCGGCGGCCACCGACCACAACTACCCAGATGACGATCCAGAACCGACCCACACAAACAACACAAGACCCATAATTATTCCTCAGAGGAATATCGTTCGGACAGGCGTCCTGGTGTGGCGCCGTCACGGAAGGTGACGTGACGGGCCGGGGTGGAATGCCGGCGTGGTGTGGCAGCATCGGTGCGGTGAAGGCATTCATCCCCTGGCTGGTCGTGCTGCTCCTGGTCATCGGCCTGAACGCGGTCGGGCTACGCCCGTTGGCCACCGCGCTGGCGTTGGGCTGGCTGGTCTACTGCATCTGGACCTGGGTACGCCCGGGACGCCGCCCGTCGTAGCCGATTCAGGGCCAGACCGCGACACGCCGCGAGTCGGTAATTTCCGGATTAGCTTGACAGCCTGGCTACGCACTGCAAATCTACGACTACGTCGCGTCACTAAGTTGTCACGCTGACGCGCGGGGGAACCAAACCGGGGGGATGCGCGGGGCGGCTGCAGGTGAGCGGAGCGGACGCTCACCAGGCGGCCGCCCCGCGTACGTAAGGCCCAATCCCGCAGCCGACCGAGACCAGGCGGACCGACGGAGACCAGGCGGACCGCAGACTAGGCAGGATCCAGGTTGACCGAGGCGACGAACGCCTCACCCGCGCCGGAGATCGTCAGCGACCCCGGTCGGGCCGACCCGACCGCTGCCTGCCCCGGCGGTACGGCGACCGCCGCGACCCCGTCGTCCACCGTGACTGCGCCGGTGAGGCAGAGCACCACCCGAGGGCCGGCCGCCGCCACCGCCGCCTGTGGCACGTCGGCGTCGAGCACCACCCGGTGCAGGCTGAACTCGGCTGCCGGTACCGGCCAGGTGATCACCCCGGGGGCGACCGACCGGGGCCGTACCACCGGCTCGTCGAGCACGTCGAAGCGCAACACCCGCAGCAGCTCGGCGACGTCGACCCGCTTGGGGGTCAGCCCGCCGCGCAGCACGTTGTCGCTGGCGGCCATGATCTCGATCCCGGCACCGCGCAGGTAGGCGTGCAGATTGCCGGCCGGCATCCAGACCGCCTCGCCGGGGGCCAGCCGCACCCGGTTGAGCAGCAACGCGACCAGCACCCCGGGGTCGGCCGGGTAGTGCGCGGCCAGGTCGGTCAGCAGCGCACCGTCGGCGGCGTACCGGGCCGGCAGGCCGTCGACCGCCGCAACCGCCGCCGCAACCAGCGCCGCCCGGTCGTCCGCCGGCCAGCCGAGCAGCGTCTCGATCGCCTCCGGCAGCCCGCCGGTGCCGGTCCGCAGCGACTTGACCACCGGCTCCAGGGCGTCGAGGCGCAGCGCCGCCACCGCCTGCGCGGACCGCGCCGGGTCCCGGAAGCCACAGAGCGCGTCGAACGGGCTGATCGCGACCAGCAGCTCCGGCTTGTGGTACGGATCGACGTAGTTGCGCGCCCCACTCTCGGCGCCACCGGACCGCTCGGCGGCGTACCGCTCCCGGGCCCGCGCCGCGTCCGGGTGGGCCTGCAGCGACAGCGGCGTCCGCGCGGCGAGGACCTTCATCAGGTACGGCAACCGGCCGTCGAACCGGGCGGCGGTCGGCCCGCCCAGCCAGCCCTGCGGATCCTGGTCGATCAGCTCCGCCAGGCTGACCGGCGCCCCGTTCCGCTCGACAGTGGACGGAGCGGCCGGGTGGGCACCCAGCCACAGCTCTGCCTCCGGCCCCGGCGACGGGGACGGCCGGCCCTGCAACTGGGCGATGACCTCCCGCGACCCCCAGGCGTAGTCCCGGATCTGGCTGGTCAACAGTTCCACGACGGCCCTGCCTCAGGTGGTGGAGAGTTCCTTCATCTCGGTCACCGCCGGAACCGCCATCGGATCCAGATGGTGGGCCAGCGCCAGATACACCGAGGCGAAGTCCGGCACCGCGATCAGCGAGGCGAGCCGCTCCAACGCCGACCCGCCCTCGGCGGTCAACACGTCGCAACGCACCCCACGGCGGTCGGCGAGGGTCTGCACCGCCTCGGCCCGCCGCTCCTCCACCACCAGCGGCTCGTCGGCGTCGTCCTCCGGGTTCAGCCCACCGTCGCGCAGCAGTACCAGCCGCAACCGGGTCGGTGGCTCCTCGGCCTCGTCCGGGTCGGCGAAGATGTCCCGGCTGGACTCGCCGAGACCCCCGAAGACCCCGTCGAGCAGGCCGACCCGTCCCCGGCCGGCCTCACCGAGCGCGCCGGTGACCACCGGATAACGGGCGTTCGTCGACAACGAGTCACCGAACCGGCGGGCGGCGACCGACGCCACCGGCGACGAACCCCAGACGATCGGCACCGAACCGGCCAGCCCGAGCGCGAGCGCCTTCGCCGGGTTGACGAACGACTCCGCCGCCGGCCGGCACCGTTCCGCGTCGGCGTCGAGCCGCGCGGCGGTCTCCGCGAGGTCCGCCTCGTTCACCTTCACCAGCCCCAACGCCCGCGCCGCCAGCAGCACCGGCACGGTCAACGCCCAGAGGCTGGCCCGTGCCGGAGCCCGACGCGGCACCGGGATGAACGGCGCGCGGACCCCTTCGGCGACCGACTGCAGCTGCGAGTCGGGGGCACCGACGGCGACCAGCCGGGCCCCGCGCCGGGCGGCGGCCTGCGCCGCGCCGAGCGCTTCCGGGCTGCGCCCGGAGGCGCTGACCGCGATCACCACGTCGGCCGCACCGACCCAGCCGGGCACGCCGGCGCTGCGGTGCGGGATCACCGGTACGGGGCAGCGTGGGCCGGCCACCGTGGCCAGCACGTCACCGGTACGCCCGGCGGTGCCGATCCCGGCGATCACCACCGCCCGGGGCCGCCCCTCGTCGCTGAGCACCCCGAGGTTGGCCTCGGCGGCCAACGCCGCCGACTCGCGTACCTGCGCACCGGCCGAGGCGGTGAACCGCAGCATTCCGCCCGGGTCGGCGAGGCCCAGCGCGTCGACGTCGTCGAGCAGCGCCTCGTCGGCGACCCGCTGGCCCACCACCCCGGAGGTCCCGTCGATCGGCAGCGCCATCAGGACGCCTCGCCCGGCATCCGGGCCTCGTCCAGCATCAGCACCGGGATGCCGTCACGCACCTCGAAGATCCGGGAGCACTCCGGGCAGGTGAGGGTCTGCGCGTCGGCATCGTAGGTCAACGGTGTGTGATGCGTGTCCGGGCAGGCCAGGATCTCCAGTAGCTGCGAATCCAGGGCCATCGGGTGGCTCCTTCCACGTCGCGGGGTGAACCCGAAGATGATCCTAGCCGCGGACCAGCGCCAGCACGCCGTCGCGCAGTTGCACCATCCGCTCGGTGGTCGGCGCCTCGACGTTGAGCCGCAGCAACGGCTCGGTGTTCGACGCCCGCAGGTTGATCCAGGAACCGTCGTCAAAGCTGACGGTCAGCCCGTCCAGCTCGTCGAGGTCGGCGTCGGCGTACGCGGCCTTGACCTCGGCGAGCTTCGCCTGCTGGTCGGTGACCGTCGAGTTGATCTCGCCGGAGGCGACGTACCGCTCGAACTCGTGGGCCAGCTCGGACAGCGGCTTGTCCTGCTCGCCGAGCGCGGCCAGCATGTGCATCGCGGCCAGCATCCCGGTGTCGGCGAACCAGAAGTCCCGGAAGTAGTAGTGCGCCGAGTGCTCACCGCCGAAGACCGCGTTGGTCCGGGCCATCTCCGCCTTGATGAACGAGTGACCGACCCGGGACCGGACCGGCTCCCCGCCGTTCTCCCGGACGATCTCGGCCACCGCGCTGGAGGTGATCAGGTTGTGGATGACCGTCTCACCGGGGTGCTTGGCCAACTCCCGGGTGGCGACCAGGGCGGTGATCGCCGACGGGGAGACCGGCTCGCCGCGCTCGTCGACGACGAAGCAGCGGTCGGCGTCGCCGTCGAACGCCAGACCCAGGTCGGCGCCGTGCTCCCGGACCGCCTTCTGCAGGTCGACGATGTTCTTCGGATCGAGCGGGTTCGCCTCGTGGTTCGGGAACGACCCGTCCAGCTCGAAGTACATCGGCACGATGTCCAGCGGCAGCGCCGGCAGCACCGTGGCACCCAGTACGGCGGGCACCGTGTAGCCGCCCATCCCGTTGCCGGCGTCGACGACCACCTTCAG from Solwaraspora sp. WMMD791 includes:
- the manA gene encoding mannose-6-phosphate isomerase, class I, whose amino-acid sequence is MELLTSQIRDYAWGSREVIAQLQGRPSPSPGPEAELWLGAHPAAPSTVERNGAPVSLAELIDQDPQGWLGGPTAARFDGRLPYLMKVLAARTPLSLQAHPDAARARERYAAERSGGAESGARNYVDPYHKPELLVAISPFDALCGFRDPARSAQAVAALRLDALEPVVKSLRTGTGGLPEAIETLLGWPADDRAALVAAAVAAVDGLPARYAADGALLTDLAAHYPADPGVLVALLLNRVRLAPGEAVWMPAGNLHAYLRGAGIEIMAASDNVLRGGLTPKRVDVAELLRVLRFDVLDEPVVRPRSVAPGVITWPVPAAEFSLHRVVLDADVPQAAVAAAGPRVVLCLTGAVTVDDGVAAVAVPPGQAAVGSARPGSLTISGAGEAFVASVNLDPA
- a CDS encoding Trm112 family protein: MALDSQLLEILACPDTHHTPLTYDADAQTLTCPECSRIFEVRDGIPVLMLDEARMPGEAS
- a CDS encoding SIS domain-containing protein, yielding MALPIDGTSGVVGQRVADEALLDDVDALGLADPGGMLRFTASAGAQVRESAALAAEANLGVLSDEGRPRAVVIAGIGTAGRTGDVLATVAGPRCPVPVIPHRSAGVPGWVGAADVVIAVSASGRSPEALGAAQAAARRGARLVAVGAPDSQLQSVAEGVRAPFIPVPRRAPARASLWALTVPVLLAARALGLVKVNEADLAETAARLDADAERCRPAAESFVNPAKALALGLAGSVPIVWGSSPVASVAARRFGDSLSTNARYPVVTGALGEAGRGRVGLLDGVFGGLGESSRDIFADPDEAEEPPTRLRLVLLRDGGLNPEDDADEPLVVEERRAEAVQTLADRRGVRCDVLTAEGGSALERLASLIAVPDFASVYLALAHHLDPMAVPAVTEMKELSTT
- a CDS encoding phosphomannomutase/phosphoglucomutase, yielding MSDLSKIVKAYDVRGTTPDQLNETVARALGTAFVQVLKELGDKADRIVIAHDMRESSPPLAAAFAAGANAAGAEVLHAGLASTDLLYYASGALELPGAMFTASHNPAQYNGIKMCRSGAAPIGQDSGLTDIRDRAQALLDSGETPSGAERVERRELLADYAAHLRTLVDLSGIRPLKVVVDAGNGMGGYTVPAVLGATVLPALPLDIVPMYFELDGSFPNHEANPLDPKNIVDLQKAVREHGADLGLAFDGDADRCFVVDERGEPVSPSAITALVATRELAKHPGETVIHNLITSSAVAEIVRENGGEPVRSRVGHSFIKAEMARTNAVFGGEHSAHYYFRDFWFADTGMLAAMHMLAALGEQDKPLSELAHEFERYVASGEINSTVTDQQAKLAEVKAAYADADLDELDGLTVSFDDGSWINLRASNTEPLLRLNVEAPTTERMVQLRDGVLALVRG
- a CDS encoding ISL3 family transposase; protein product: MRSVSVWAALLGVERAVVEDVEFDDEDALLVVHVRVRRGARRRCPYCGRRCPGFDAGHGRRRWRALDLGTVRAVVEADAPRVSCAEHGVVVAAVPWARHNAGHTRAFDATVAWLAVRTAKSTVCQLMRVGWRTVGAIVARVWADTGEVTDRFAGLRRIGIDEIAYKKGHRYLTVVVDHDTGRLVWAAPGKDAATLHAFFDQLGEQRAAAITHVSADGADTIAKVVTRRCPQAVRCADPFHVVAWATEALDLVRRQAWNQAAGRGTGRRNTARGDARTLKNARWALWKNPDNLTEAQKAKLDWIARTQPQLYRAWALKEGLRAVFAMAKDSPAAALEALDRWIEWARRSRIDAFVELQRRITRHRDTIRAAIEHQLSNGLIESVNAKIRLITRIAFGFHSPHALIALAMLSLGGHRPQLPR